The Magnolia sinica isolate HGM2019 chromosome 10, MsV1, whole genome shotgun sequence genome includes a window with the following:
- the LOC131217554 gene encoding uncharacterized protein LOC131217554 — MKSIGASWKEWKKRLKKEHYKQYLTNEERLAHCSDRVESTHWKWLVTYWSSDEGQARTQRNKINRSKHRMAHTAGLRSFAQVREEERAKNLGGESPDRATLFITTHQKKDGSVVNEESAHVIVCRNLSINDISDNIFHLVMILNNLFNIFLHYRK; from the exons ATGAAGTCCATCGGAGCTTCATGGAAGGAGTGGAAGAAGAGGTTAAAAAAAGAACACTACAAGCAATATTTGACTAATGAGGAACGACTAGCTCACTGTTCTGATCGAGTGGAGTCGACACACTGGAAGTGGCTCGTCACCTATTGGTCAAGTGATGAAGGACAG GCCCGCACTCAAAGGAATAAAATCAACCGCAGCAAGCATCGTATGGCCCACACTGCCGGCTTAAGGAGCTTTGCTCAAGTGCGTGAAGAAGAG cgGGCAAAGAATCTTGGTGGAGAGTCTCCTGATCGGGCAACGTTGTTCATAACGACCCATCAGAAAAAAGATGGGAGTGTTGTGAACGAGGAGTCGGCTCATGTTATTGTATGTAGAAATTTATCAATCAATGACATCTCAGATAATATTTTTCATTTAGTCATGATATTGAACaacttatttaatatttttctacacTACAGGAAATGA